TGGGTTGATTTCTCCGGCCACTAGACCCTGAAACCCCCCGGGCTTTCGGCCCTGAAGCTTTTCATCAGGAGTGGCGTGGTCGCCGAAGGAGGTTGAAATTGATGGGAAAGAGGCAGATCGAGTCGAGTGATGTCGAGCTATTTCTCGGCAAGAATGTTTCGTTCGAGGGGAAGATGACCTTTGACGGGATGGGCAGGATCGAAGGCCGATTTGATGGGGAAATTTTCTCAAGTGGCGTTCTGATTGTCGGCGAAACCGCCGTCGTACATGCCGAAATCAAGGCAGGCACCATGATCGTGGACGGAGAGGTCAAGGGAAAAGTCTCTGCCTCGGTCAAGCTTGAGATCCATTCCGCTGGACGGCTTTACGGTAACATCGAAACTCCGGCCCTGGTCGTCGAGGAGGGTGGGATCTTTGATGGAACCTGCAGTATGAAAAAGGAAGCCGAAGCAACCGTGAAGAGGGTGACCCTCCTCAAGGAAAAAGGGCCCGGGGTTCTGCCGGGGTGACTGCTGGCAGGGCTTGAGCGGGGAGAAACGTCGAATTTTCGGAAACACAAGCTGCCGAGTTCTTTCCTGAGAAAGGATCCGAAATCTACAAATCAAAAAACCATCTCTCAGCCCTCACTTTATGAAC
The nucleotide sequence above comes from Deltaproteobacteria bacterium. Encoded proteins:
- a CDS encoding polymer-forming cytoskeletal protein produces the protein MGKRQIESSDVELFLGKNVSFEGKMTFDGMGRIEGRFDGEIFSSGVLIVGETAVVHAEIKAGTMIVDGEVKGKVSASVKLEIHSAGRLYGNIETPALVVEEGGIFDGTCSMKKEAEATVKRVTLLKEKGPGVLPG